A single genomic interval of Lacrimispora sphenoides JCM 1415 harbors:
- the tpiA gene encoding triose-phosphate isomerase encodes MSRKKIIAGNWKMNMTPTEAVELVNTLKPLVANDEVDVIFCVPAIDIIPAIEAAKGTNIHIGAENMYYEDKGAYTGEISPAMLKDAGVKYVVIGHSERREYFAESDETVNKKVLKAFEYGITPIVCCGETLTQREQGITLDWIRQQIKIAFLNVPAENAANAVIAYEPIWAIGTGKVATTEQAQEVCGAIRECIAEIYDEATAEAIRIQYGGSVSAASAPELFAQPDIDGGLVGGASLKPEFGKIVNYNK; translated from the coding sequence ATGTCCAGAAAGAAAATTATTGCAGGTAACTGGAAGATGAATATGACTCCAACCGAAGCGGTTGAACTGGTGAATACATTAAAGCCTCTGGTGGCAAATGATGAGGTAGACGTTATTTTCTGCGTTCCGGCTATTGATATTATACCGGCAATTGAAGCTGCAAAGGGAACAAATATCCACATCGGTGCTGAAAATATGTACTATGAGGATAAAGGAGCCTACACCGGAGAGATTTCTCCCGCCATGTTAAAAGATGCAGGCGTGAAATACGTGGTAATCGGCCATTCCGAAAGAAGGGAATACTTTGCGGAATCAGATGAAACCGTAAACAAAAAGGTTTTAAAAGCCTTTGAATACGGTATCACTCCTATTGTTTGCTGCGGAGAAACACTGACCCAGAGAGAACAGGGAATCACTCTTGACTGGATCCGCCAGCAGATTAAGATCGCTTTCTTAAATGTACCGGCAGAGAATGCAGCCAATGCGGTAATCGCTTATGAGCCGATCTGGGCCATCGGTACCGGAAAAGTTGCTACAACTGAGCAGGCGCAGGAGGTTTGCGGCGCGATCCGTGAATGCATCGCTGAAATCTATGACGAAGCTACAGCGGAAGCGATCCGCATCCAGTATGGCGGTTCCGTATCTGCAGCAAGTGCACCGGAATTATTTGCACAGCCTGATATTGACGGCGGCCTGGTTGGCGGTGCTTCCTTAAAACCAGAGTTTGGAAAGATCGTAAATTACAATAAATAA
- the gpmI gene encoding 2,3-bisphosphoglycerate-independent phosphoglycerate mutase — MSRKPIVLMILDGYGLNDNCDHNAVCEGKTPIMDQLMSQYPFVKGNASGLAVGLPDGQMGNSEVGHLNMGAGRIVYQELTRITKSIEDGDFFEVAEFLQAVENCKKSGSALHMWGLVSDGGVHSHNTHIYGLLELAKRNGLDKVYVHCFLDGRDTPPASGKSFVEALEAKMKEIGVGKVASVMGRYYAMDRDNRWDRVERAYNALAKGEGNHTESAAAGIQASYDKGVNDEFVEPFVVTEDGKPLATVKDGDSVIFFNFRPDRAREITRAFCDDEFKGFPREKRLNLTYVCFTDYDETIKNKLVAFKKESITNTFGEFLAQNNMTQARIAETEKYAHVTFFFNGGVEEPNKGEDRILVPSPKVATYDLQPEMSAPIVCDKLVEAIKSGKYDVIIINFANPDMVGHTGIEDAAIKAIETVDTCVGRTVEAIKETEGILFICADHGNAEQLLDYETGEPFTAHTTNPVPFVLVNADPAYKLREGGCLADIAPTLIELMGLKQPKEMTGKSLLVK, encoded by the coding sequence ATGAGCAGAAAACCGATTGTATTAATGATACTTGATGGTTATGGATTAAATGATAACTGCGACCATAACGCTGTTTGTGAAGGCAAGACCCCGATCATGGATCAGCTTATGAGCCAGTACCCATTTGTGAAAGGTAATGCCAGCGGACTGGCAGTAGGCCTTCCTGACGGACAGATGGGAAACTCAGAAGTAGGACATTTAAATATGGGCGCAGGCCGTATCGTATATCAGGAGCTTACCAGGATTACAAAGTCCATAGAAGACGGTGATTTTTTTGAGGTGGCTGAATTTTTACAGGCAGTGGAAAACTGTAAGAAATCCGGATCAGCCCTTCATATGTGGGGCCTGGTATCCGACGGCGGAGTTCACAGCCACAACACCCATATTTACGGCCTATTAGAACTGGCAAAGAGAAACGGCCTTGATAAGGTCTATGTTCATTGCTTCTTAGATGGACGTGACACGCCTCCGGCTTCCGGAAAGAGCTTTGTGGAAGCATTAGAAGCAAAGATGAAGGAGATCGGTGTAGGTAAAGTTGCATCGGTCATGGGCCGCTACTATGCAATGGACAGAGATAACCGCTGGGACCGTGTGGAACGGGCATACAATGCCCTGGCAAAGGGAGAAGGAAACCATACGGAATCGGCAGCTGCCGGAATCCAGGCTTCCTATGACAAAGGGGTTAACGATGAATTTGTGGAGCCATTTGTTGTGACAGAAGATGGAAAACCGTTAGCTACGGTGAAAGACGGCGATTCCGTGATCTTCTTTAACTTCCGTCCTGACCGGGCAAGAGAAATAACCAGGGCATTCTGTGATGATGAGTTTAAGGGATTTCCAAGAGAAAAGCGCCTGAACCTGACTTATGTATGCTTTACGGATTACGATGAAACCATTAAAAACAAGCTGGTTGCTTTCAAGAAAGAATCCATTACAAATACCTTTGGCGAATTTTTGGCTCAGAACAACATGACACAGGCCAGAATTGCTGAAACTGAAAAGTATGCGCATGTAACCTTTTTCTTTAACGGCGGAGTGGAAGAGCCGAATAAGGGAGAGGACAGGATCCTGGTTCCTTCTCCAAAGGTTGCCACCTATGATCTGCAGCCTGAGATGAGCGCTCCCATTGTATGCGATAAGCTGGTAGAGGCGATCAAATCAGGAAAATATGATGTGATCATCATAAACTTTGCAAACCCTGATATGGTTGGTCATACGGGAATCGAAGACGCAGCCATTAAGGCGATTGAAACTGTGGACACTTGTGTAGGAAGAACTGTTGAGGCGATCAAGGAAACAGAGGGAATTCTGTTCATCTGCGCTGATCATGGAAATGCAGAACAGCTTTTGGATTATGAGACAGGAGAGCCATTTACCGCCCATACCACCAATCCGGTTCCGTTTGTCCTGGTAAATGCTGACCCGGCTTATAAGTTAAGAGAAGGCGGCTGCCTGGCAGATATCGCTCCTACTCTGATTGAACTGATGGGATTAAAACAGCCAAAAGAGATGACAGGAAAATCATTACTCGTGAAATGA
- a CDS encoding phosphoglycerate kinase produces MLNKKTVDDLSGLQGKKVLVRCDFNVPLKDGVIQNFNRIDGAVPTIKKLLDQGAKVILCSHLGKPKGEPLPELSLEPVAPALSERLGVEVKFVNDPKVTGPETRKIAEELKDGEVLLLQNTRYRVEETKYGKDESADEYAKELASLCDGIFVNDAFGTAHRAHCSNVGVTKYTTTNVVGYLMEKEIKFLGQAVENPVRPFVAILGGAKVSDKINVINNLLDKVDTLIIGGGMAYTFAKAQGKEIGNSLCEEDKLDYALEMIKKAEDKGVKLLLPVDNLEGKEFSNDTERKVVSEIDPGWSGFDIGPKSIELFKDALKGAKTVVWNGPMGVFEFSNFAEGTLEVCRAVAELSDATTVIGGGDSVNAVKRLGFADKMTHISTGGGASLEFLEGKELPGVAAADNK; encoded by the coding sequence ATGCTTAATAAGAAAACAGTTGATGATTTGTCCGGATTACAGGGAAAGAAAGTTTTAGTGAGATGTGATTTTAACGTGCCGTTAAAGGATGGAGTGATTCAGAACTTCAACCGTATTGACGGAGCCGTTCCTACGATTAAGAAATTATTAGACCAGGGCGCAAAAGTGATTCTTTGTTCCCATTTAGGAAAGCCGAAGGGCGAGCCTCTTCCTGAGTTGTCTCTGGAACCGGTTGCTCCTGCTTTAAGTGAAAGACTTGGGGTGGAAGTTAAATTTGTAAACGATCCAAAGGTAACAGGTCCTGAGACCAGAAAGATTGCTGAAGAATTAAAGGATGGAGAAGTTCTGCTGCTTCAGAACACCCGTTACAGAGTGGAAGAGACTAAGTACGGCAAGGATGAGAGCGCAGATGAGTATGCAAAAGAGCTGGCTTCCCTTTGCGACGGCATTTTCGTAAACGACGCATTCGGTACCGCTCACAGGGCTCACTGCTCCAATGTAGGCGTTACCAAATACACAACAACCAACGTAGTTGGTTATCTGATGGAAAAGGAAATCAAATTCCTGGGCCAGGCAGTTGAGAATCCAGTACGTCCTTTCGTGGCAATTCTGGGTGGAGCAAAGGTTTCCGATAAGATCAACGTAATCAATAACCTGCTTGACAAGGTTGATACACTGATCATCGGCGGCGGCATGGCTTATACCTTTGCAAAGGCTCAGGGCAAGGAGATCGGAAATTCCTTATGTGAAGAAGATAAGCTTGACTATGCTTTAGAGATGATTAAAAAAGCAGAGGATAAGGGCGTTAAACTGCTTCTTCCTGTAGATAACTTAGAAGGCAAGGAGTTTTCTAATGATACAGAAAGAAAGGTAGTAAGCGAGATTGATCCAGGCTGGTCAGGATTTGATATCGGACCAAAATCCATTGAACTTTTTAAGGATGCTTTAAAGGGCGCCAAGACTGTTGTTTGGAACGGACCGATGGGCGTATTTGAATTCTCTAATTTTGCAGAAGGTACTTTAGAGGTATGCCGTGCAGTTGCAGAGCTTTCCGATGCAACTACAGTTATCGGAGGCGGTGACTCCGTAAATGCGGTTAAGAGACTTGGTTTTGCTGACAAGATGACTCATATCTCTACAGGCGGCGGTGCTTCTCTGGAATTCTTAGAAGGCAAGGAACTGCCAGGCGTTGCTGCAGCAGATAATAAATAA
- the gap gene encoding type I glyceraldehyde-3-phosphate dehydrogenase translates to MAVKVAINGFGRIGRLAFRQMFGAEGYEVVAINDLTDPKMLAHLLKYDTAQGGYAGYYGEGIHTVEASEDSITVDGKTIKIYAQAKAAELPWGEIGVDVVLECTGFYCSKDKAQAHIDAGAKKVVISAPAGNDLPTVVYSVNENVLTADDKIISAASCTTNCLAPMAKTLNDYAPIQSGIMSTIHAYTGDQMILDGPHRKGDLRRARAGAANIVPNSTGAAKAIGLVIPELNGKLIGSAQRVPVPTGSTTILTAVVKGADVTKEGINAAMKAAASDSFGYNTDEIVSSDVVGMRFGSLFDSTQTMVSKIGDDLYQVQVVSWYDNENSYTSQMVRTIKYFAELG, encoded by the coding sequence ACAGATCCAAAGATGTTAGCACATTTATTAAAATATGACACTGCTCAGGGCGGATATGCTGGATACTATGGTGAGGGTATTCACACGGTAGAAGCTTCCGAGGACTCCATTACTGTAGATGGTAAGACTATTAAAATTTATGCTCAGGCAAAAGCAGCTGAACTTCCATGGGGAGAGATCGGCGTTGATGTAGTTCTTGAGTGTACAGGATTCTACTGCTCTAAGGACAAAGCTCAGGCTCACATTGATGCAGGTGCTAAGAAGGTTGTTATCTCCGCTCCGGCAGGAAACGATCTTCCAACCGTTGTTTACAGCGTAAATGAGAATGTATTAACAGCAGATGACAAGATCATCTCCGCTGCTTCCTGTACAACAAACTGCCTCGCTCCTATGGCTAAGACTCTTAATGATTATGCACCGATCCAGTCCGGTATCATGAGCACAATTCATGCTTACACAGGCGATCAGATGATCCTTGACGGACCTCACAGAAAAGGTGATTTAAGAAGAGCAAGAGCTGGCGCTGCCAACATCGTTCCAAACTCCACCGGTGCTGCAAAGGCAATCGGTCTGGTTATTCCGGAATTAAACGGCAAGTTAATCGGTTCCGCACAGCGTGTTCCGGTTCCGACAGGCTCCACTACCATCTTAACAGCAGTTGTTAAGGGCGCAGACGTAACCAAGGAAGGCATTAATGCAGCTATGAAGGCAGCAGCAAGCGATTCCTTCGGATACAATACAGATGAAATCGTTTCCTCTGATGTTGTTGGTATGAGATTTGGTTCTTTATTCGATTCTACTCAGACCATGGTTTCCAAGATTGGCGATGATTTATATCAGGTTCAGGTTGTTTCATGGTATGACAACGAGAACTCCTATACAAGCCAGATGGTTCGTACAATTAAGTACTTTGCTGAATTAGGCTAA